One genomic region from Cardinium endosymbiont of Dermatophagoides farinae encodes:
- a CDS encoding OstA-like protein, whose translation MFRRTIYFFVLLLAFPFFVWAEAITYRADRLEGDVVNGQSCKKLAGNVVFTFQSNGMVLTADTACKYDDQKLIEASGNVKIVDQEGNVIKSALLTYYLEKKQAVFEKDVSYTSKKATFYTSTLIYDTEKKQGKFLKGVN comes from the coding sequence GTGTTTAGGAGAACCATTTATTTTTTTGTATTGCTATTGGCTTTCCCTTTTTTTGTTTGGGCTGAGGCTATAACCTATAGGGCAGATCGGTTGGAGGGTGATGTAGTCAATGGGCAGTCTTGTAAGAAATTAGCAGGGAATGTAGTCTTTACTTTTCAGTCTAATGGCATGGTGCTAACAGCAGATACTGCTTGTAAATATGATGACCAAAAATTGATAGAAGCCTCGGGCAATGTGAAAATTGTGGACCAAGAGGGTAATGTGATCAAGAGTGCGCTGCTGACCTATTACCTAGAAAAAAAGCAGGCTGTTTTTGAAAAAGATGTAAGCTATACCTCTAAAAAAGCTACATTTTATACTTCTACACTCATCTACGATACAGAAAAGAAACAAGGTAAGTTTTTAAAAGGGGTAAATTAA
- a CDS encoding OstA-like protein, which produces MVLTSSMGLYDGANHQVTFSDKVVLVDPSYTLDCEKLNYHTESEIAYFQGATKIVHQDGVLTTATGGHYLVPKKELAFDHGTLTTKDVILTADRLALLNGQDCAATGHVSLHAQKHDAVIVGEKATYTEKEKKGVITGHPLLTKIVDNETMYLRADKFIVLEKKIQNQPPAQEIHALDHVRLYQQDLQGIADGAVYNSGDNTIHLHSKPVIWCSNYQITGEEVSLVIEEGEQAKLFVDKNLFMASADPVGNYNQVKGHKMVASFKSGVIEKMSITGNSESLYFALGDKNELMGMNHIKCDSMEMTMVDNELEQMKCNPKPIGVFHPVEKLEENQMKLDGFVWHGEQWPTKENILEVLPTADTERMSTSNTPLQSKELS; this is translated from the coding sequence ATGGTTTTAACCAGTAGTATGGGCCTGTATGATGGAGCCAACCATCAGGTTACTTTTTCCGATAAGGTGGTATTGGTAGATCCCAGTTATACCCTTGATTGCGAAAAATTGAACTATCATACTGAATCTGAAATCGCTTATTTTCAGGGAGCTACCAAAATTGTGCATCAAGATGGCGTACTGACAACGGCCACAGGTGGTCATTATTTGGTTCCTAAAAAAGAGCTTGCTTTTGACCATGGAACACTTACTACCAAAGATGTTATCCTTACTGCTGACCGCTTAGCGCTATTGAATGGGCAGGATTGTGCAGCTACTGGCCATGTTTCCCTGCACGCGCAAAAGCATGATGCTGTAATCGTTGGCGAAAAGGCTACTTACACTGAAAAAGAGAAAAAAGGCGTTATAACGGGTCATCCTTTATTGACCAAAATAGTCGATAATGAAACGATGTATTTACGTGCGGATAAATTTATTGTGTTGGAAAAAAAGATACAAAACCAGCCTCCAGCGCAAGAAATCCATGCTTTGGACCATGTTAGGCTCTATCAACAAGATTTACAGGGTATAGCAGATGGTGCCGTTTATAATAGCGGTGACAATACCATTCATCTGCATAGCAAGCCGGTTATTTGGTGTAGCAACTACCAGATTACGGGAGAGGAAGTTTCCTTGGTTATCGAGGAAGGGGAGCAGGCTAAGCTCTTTGTCGATAAAAATTTGTTTATGGCATCAGCTGATCCGGTTGGCAATTACAATCAAGTAAAGGGGCATAAAATGGTTGCCTCGTTTAAATCAGGTGTCATTGAAAAAATGTCGATAACAGGTAATAGTGAGAGCCTTTATTTTGCACTTGGAGATAAAAATGAGTTGATGGGTATGAACCATATTAAGTGTGATAGCATGGAAATGACCATGGTAGATAATGAATTAGAACAGATGAAATGTAACCCAAAGCCTATTGGTGTTTTTCATCCGGTAGAAAAGCTTGAAGAGAACCAAATGAAACTAGATGGTTTTGTTTGGCATGGTGAACAATGGCCTACCAAAGAGAATATTTTAGAGGTGCTGCCTACTGCGGATACGGAACGAATGTCTACATCTAATACGCCTTTGCAATCAAAGGAGCTTAGCTGA
- a CDS encoding outer membrane protein assembly factor BamD, whose product MKNYLIHLCYRFRWLFLLPFALVGDTLFAATPDHKAQALVSQKKEEVVRLYNRKRYARASAQIEELLPLLKSRTDRREFELYQAYCNFYEKKYLVSANQFHLFVKQYPTSLQAEEALFMRGYSLACQDVDIRLDQTTTRSAIHWLDRYLELYPTGVYLDKAFDALQNLQERLMQKDFQAAALYVRLGCYKAAIITLKNFEEKYPDSSFKEKVLQLLIKCAKQLAMRASNEEKQKEAIGGWKLQDYLHSKGINDGGNIVEKIKKMEENKKSKESKEKSTCWITNLFG is encoded by the coding sequence ATGAAAAATTATCTAATCCATCTATGCTATAGGTTCAGGTGGCTATTTTTATTACCTTTTGCTTTAGTAGGCGATACTTTATTTGCTGCTACTCCAGATCATAAAGCCCAAGCTTTGGTTTCACAAAAAAAGGAAGAAGTGGTTCGACTGTATAACCGAAAGCGTTATGCCCGAGCCAGTGCGCAAATAGAGGAGCTGTTGCCCTTGTTAAAAAGTAGAACAGATCGTCGGGAATTTGAATTGTATCAGGCTTATTGCAACTTTTATGAAAAAAAATATTTAGTGAGCGCCAATCAATTTCATTTGTTTGTAAAACAATATCCTACTTCTCTGCAGGCAGAAGAGGCGCTTTTTATGCGGGGATATAGTTTGGCATGTCAGGATGTAGATATACGATTGGATCAAACCACTACTCGTAGTGCGATCCATTGGTTAGATCGCTATTTAGAACTTTATCCAACGGGTGTCTATCTAGATAAAGCTTTCGATGCTTTACAAAATTTACAAGAGCGGCTGATGCAAAAAGACTTTCAGGCTGCTGCACTATATGTTCGCTTGGGTTGCTATAAAGCTGCCATTATAACCCTTAAAAACTTTGAGGAAAAGTATCCGGATTCCTCTTTTAAGGAAAAAGTACTTCAGCTATTGATAAAGTGTGCCAAGCAACTGGCTATGCGTGCATCTAATGAGGAAAAGCAGAAAGAAGCTATAGGTGGTTGGAAATTGCAAGACTATCTCCATAGTAAAGGAATTAATGACGGAGGTAATATAGTAGAAAAAATAAAAAAAATGGAAGAAAACAAAAAAAGTAAAGAAAGTAAAGAAAAATCAACTTGTTGGATAACAAACTTGTTTGGATGA
- a CDS encoding DNA-directed RNA polymerase subunit omega: MSLNKKVYLVPRNIHELIAPTGNIYESTVIITKRAKQIAMNMKDELDCKLEEFMSIIDEKDSIDAQRQYEITQHYEKLPKPVLEATTEFLEGDIAFRYIHETAQGSRFFNRFLFDH, translated from the coding sequence ATGAGTCTAAATAAAAAAGTATATTTGGTTCCTAGAAATATACATGAATTGATTGCGCCTACTGGAAATATTTATGAAAGCACTGTTATCATTACAAAACGTGCCAAGCAGATTGCCATGAATATGAAAGATGAGCTGGATTGTAAGTTGGAGGAATTTATGTCCATTATTGATGAGAAAGATAGCATAGATGCCCAGCGTCAATATGAGATTACCCAGCATTATGAAAAGCTTCCTAAACCTGTATTAGAAGCCACTACAGAGTTTTTAGAAGGTGATATTGCCTTTCGTTATATTCATGAAACGGCACAAGGGAGTAGGTTTTTTAATAGATTCCTTTTTGACCACTAG
- a CDS encoding DUF4292 domain-containing protein: MNRYKRLAFLQLCLTALYLFAGCGMQQAANQSFDVVDLLTVFPRCFSMQASLDFMGLHHAFRYRLVCCVTYNQQIDFIVKGPFGIALIAGVIDKKGVTVVAHRVVHQWDYKQIQEQYHFPCNYLLIQSLLLGRVYSPMEDHLSIPDGLWSGLAYTYDTLRRKVTAVQLINQDSSFKCLYRYKMAADTTCLSRMNIYFSLRDKQQLYQGRAVLHKLHFKKLKKPNIRLRIPKRKNYPLSRMDRPSQNKKTLPWKKVTIRKERHNQYKPTTHTMF, encoded by the coding sequence TTGAATAGGTACAAACGTTTGGCTTTTCTGCAACTCTGTTTGACGGCTCTCTATTTGTTTGCCGGGTGTGGTATGCAGCAGGCCGCTAACCAGTCGTTTGATGTAGTCGATTTGCTGACTGTTTTTCCTCGATGTTTTTCCATGCAGGCCTCTTTAGATTTTATGGGCCTGCACCATGCTTTTCGCTATCGTTTGGTTTGTTGTGTAACCTATAATCAACAAATTGATTTTATTGTAAAAGGTCCTTTTGGCATAGCGCTTATAGCTGGTGTGATCGATAAAAAAGGTGTAACGGTTGTAGCTCATCGTGTAGTCCACCAGTGGGATTATAAACAGATTCAGGAACAGTACCATTTTCCTTGTAATTATCTATTGATTCAGTCATTGCTTTTGGGTAGGGTGTATAGTCCTATGGAAGATCACCTGTCTATACCAGATGGCTTGTGGTCTGGTTTGGCCTATACCTATGATACCCTTAGGCGTAAGGTTACAGCTGTTCAACTAATCAATCAAGATAGTTCCTTTAAGTGTCTATACCGATACAAAATGGCAGCAGATACGACTTGTTTGTCCCGTATGAACATATATTTCTCCTTGAGAGATAAGCAGCAGCTTTATCAAGGCAGAGCAGTATTACATAAGCTACACTTTAAGAAGCTCAAAAAACCAAATATTAGGTTGAGGATACCCAAGAGAAAAAACTATCCATTGAGCCGTATGGACAGACCATCCCAAAACAAAAAAACACTCCCTTGGAAGAAAGTTACGATTAGAAAGGAGCGCCATAATCAATACAAACCTACGACGCACACGATGTTTTAA
- a CDS encoding Rpn family recombination-promoting nuclease/putative transposase produces the protein MGTRLKHDALVKKILTQQEAAQEFLAHYLPSEVKEKLDLTQITIERESYVEHKLRKSLSDLVYSVRTKDNDQAFVYILIEAEVKPNYWIALKLWQYMLRLCERHKKKDKDKLPLIVPILFYHGSRPFNAPKNLWALFSDPKLAKQLMGGDYKLVDLQSMSDDDIKQKQYVGMLEYVMKHIYQRDMLNLWEDFLQNFKPYILLDKEKGYIYIKNFLWYTDSKLPEDKQQDLERIIDQHLPEQDKEDIMRTIAQKYREEGKQEAIRTIAQKYKEEGVQIGQEKGKLMGIQIGQEKGKLEGKLEGKLEIASVLLSEGESLERVLRLTGLSRSQLKRIM, from the coding sequence ATGGGAACCAGATTAAAACATGACGCACTGGTTAAGAAAATCCTAACACAACAAGAGGCTGCTCAAGAGTTTTTAGCCCACTATTTACCCTCAGAGGTCAAAGAAAAGTTGGATTTAACCCAAATTACTATTGAAAGAGAATCTTATGTGGAACATAAGCTCAGGAAATCCCTAAGTGACCTAGTCTACTCGGTACGAACGAAAGATAATGACCAAGCCTTCGTCTACATCCTTATAGAGGCAGAGGTAAAACCTAATTACTGGATTGCACTGAAATTGTGGCAATATATGCTTCGTTTATGTGAGCGCCATAAAAAAAAAGATAAAGACAAATTACCTCTGATCGTACCAATTTTATTCTACCATGGCAGTAGACCCTTTAATGCACCAAAGAATTTATGGGCATTATTTAGTGATCCAAAACTTGCCAAACAGCTTATGGGTGGGGACTATAAACTAGTAGATTTACAATCCATGTCAGATGATGATATCAAGCAAAAACAATATGTAGGAATGCTTGAATATGTTATGAAACATATCTATCAGCGAGACATGCTTAATCTATGGGAGGATTTTTTACAAAACTTTAAACCTTATATTCTACTTGACAAAGAAAAAGGCTATATTTATATTAAAAATTTCTTATGGTACACTGATAGCAAATTACCTGAAGATAAACAACAAGATTTAGAAAGAATCATCGATCAACATTTACCTGAACAAGATAAAGAAGATATTATGAGAACTATAGCACAAAAATATAGGGAAGAAGGTAAGCAAGAAGCTATAAGAACCATAGCTCAAAAGTATAAGGAAGAGGGGGTGCAAATTGGTCAAGAAAAAGGCAAACTAATGGGTATTCAAATTGGCCAAGAGAAAGGCAAGCTAGAGGGCAAGCTAGAGGGCAAGCTAGAAATAGCTAGCGTTCTGTTATCTGAAGGCGAATCGTTAGAAAGAGTGCTTCGGTTAACCGGTCTATCTCGTTCTCAGCTTAAGCGCATTATGTAG
- a CDS encoding YtxH domain-containing protein, giving the protein MIKKTENLIVLCIGFCLGAFVGVLSAPTKGSVARDGMIYNLKSCKKRLQAFILKLIGNKNAITNKAKTTGKEVLTDVVSSAQQILKELELIAAQLEDKTQV; this is encoded by the coding sequence ATGATAAAAAAAACTGAAAATTTAATAGTCCTTTGCATAGGTTTTTGCTTGGGTGCTTTTGTAGGCGTCCTTTCTGCACCTACAAAAGGGTCAGTAGCTAGGGATGGAATGATTTACAACTTAAAATCATGCAAAAAAAGATTACAAGCCTTTATTCTAAAGCTTATAGGCAATAAAAATGCCATTACAAATAAAGCCAAAACTACAGGCAAAGAAGTACTTACAGATGTAGTCAGCTCTGCGCAACAAATCTTAAAGGAATTGGAGCTAATCGCAGCACAATTAGAAGACAAAACGCAGGTATAA
- a CDS encoding transcription antitermination factor NusB, with translation MPNLANRPFMENFLIPRRFVRIKALQNLYAYTISKVAHKNETIEQVKKDFTFDPFLHTPDQKEPLAKQQSIAVAAFTEAVAAAFPMQDFAYVGNKKMEQSSHFLHYLEALKKEETLLQNGFNQSKKSIYTGILYTLLLLVEWYKLAKATYNPAQPAAHLLKTHLAQDPLLEELYHNASWMNAMGKNGISWVKDQDQVQNWYRQFIETREVPKSYGADPNNNNRSLLKPICDEEFLGEAQSSTAAYSDVCEEHRQASTPKLPLEIEFQKRSSVELLEDMFQKIIFQEGPINDFLAMTDLYWDEHKRMVKKFLTRIFTMRFTQDFSAFMLFWDHPKWAIEEGFYNRLLTTVIQNDALYEAMIGQNAEKWDRERILLTDKLILKLALAELLNFKDIPFKVSINEYIEIAKWYGTSKSACFINGVLEGILKGLNK, from the coding sequence ATGCCAAATTTGGCAAATAGACCCTTTATGGAAAACTTTCTTATTCCTCGGCGTTTTGTTCGTATAAAGGCACTACAAAATCTTTATGCTTATACCATTTCAAAAGTAGCGCATAAAAACGAGACGATAGAACAGGTAAAAAAAGATTTTACATTTGATCCCTTTCTACATACACCAGACCAAAAAGAACCACTAGCCAAACAACAAAGTATAGCGGTTGCAGCCTTCACAGAAGCGGTTGCAGCAGCGTTTCCTATGCAAGATTTTGCTTACGTAGGCAACAAGAAAATGGAACAATCTAGCCATTTTTTGCACTATCTAGAAGCATTAAAAAAAGAAGAGACCCTTTTACAGAATGGGTTTAACCAGTCAAAAAAATCTATCTACACAGGTATCCTATATACTTTGCTATTGCTGGTAGAATGGTATAAATTGGCAAAAGCAACATACAACCCAGCCCAGCCAGCAGCGCATCTGCTTAAAACCCATCTGGCACAAGACCCCTTGTTAGAGGAGTTGTATCACAACGCCAGCTGGATGAACGCAATGGGTAAAAATGGCATCAGCTGGGTTAAGGATCAAGATCAAGTACAAAATTGGTATAGGCAGTTTATTGAAACTAGAGAAGTGCCAAAATCGTATGGGGCAGATCCTAATAATAATAACAGATCTCTTTTGAAACCTATTTGTGATGAGGAATTTTTAGGAGAAGCGCAGTCGAGCACCGCAGCATACTCAGATGTATGTGAGGAGCATAGACAAGCTTCGACACCAAAATTGCCATTAGAAATTGAGTTTCAAAAGAGGTCTAGTGTAGAACTTTTGGAGGATATGTTTCAAAAGATTATATTCCAGGAGGGTCCTATAAATGATTTTTTAGCCATGACAGATCTCTACTGGGACGAGCACAAGCGCATGGTAAAAAAATTTTTAACCCGTATCTTTACAATGCGCTTTACACAAGATTTTAGTGCATTTATGCTGTTTTGGGACCATCCAAAATGGGCCATAGAAGAAGGGTTTTACAATCGTCTATTGACCACTGTCATACAGAATGATGCGCTTTATGAAGCTATGATTGGTCAAAACGCTGAAAAGTGGGATCGCGAACGGATCCTATTAACAGATAAATTGATACTAAAATTAGCTTTAGCAGAATTGCTTAACTTTAAGGATATACCTTTCAAGGTATCTATCAATGAGTACATTGAAATCGCAAAATGGTATGGCACTTCTAAAAGCGCTTGCTTTATAAATGGTGTACTAGAGGGTATCCTAAAAGGACTCAATAAATAA
- a CDS encoding Glu/Leu/Phe/Val family dehydrogenase, protein MKIIEQPFSNYIFSNYPNDSTHFSQKGHEQVVYFQDEATGLQAIVAIHDTTLGPAVGGLRFFEYQDEREALKDVLRLSRGMTYKASIAGLDFGGGKAVLIKKKGSTLTEALLRKYGSFIERLGGHYITAPDYNTTMEDMVAIAKSTRHVIGLPIASGGSGDPSENTAYGVYIAMKATAKQTFGRDSLVGKKIGIAGIGKVGYFLAQLLCQEGAIVYVADICPKRLQAITEACKVEVVPVERLYSWPLDIYAPCALGATLNSTTIPMLNCATVVGAANNQLADQDQDGKLLLKRGIVYTPDFLANAGGLINAVTELETTSQELVKKRTEQLYTICLDVLDKAAKTARPTQEVAQEMAIERIQSIKNAKFGK, encoded by the coding sequence ATGAAAATAATAGAACAACCTTTTTCTAATTATATCTTTAGCAACTACCCAAATGACTCGACCCATTTTTCCCAAAAAGGGCATGAGCAAGTGGTCTATTTTCAAGATGAAGCAACGGGTCTGCAAGCGATTGTGGCCATACATGACACAACATTAGGGCCTGCTGTTGGTGGGTTGCGCTTTTTTGAATACCAAGATGAGCGAGAGGCGCTCAAGGATGTACTGCGTCTTTCCCGTGGCATGACCTACAAGGCATCTATAGCTGGGTTGGACTTCGGTGGTGGTAAAGCTGTACTTATTAAGAAAAAGGGAAGCACACTTACGGAAGCGCTGCTTCGCAAATATGGCAGTTTTATAGAGCGGTTAGGTGGCCATTACATTACTGCACCAGACTACAACACTACCATGGAGGATATGGTAGCTATTGCCAAGTCAACCCGTCATGTCATAGGGCTTCCTATAGCATCAGGGGGCAGTGGTGATCCGTCGGAAAATACTGCTTACGGGGTCTATATTGCGATGAAGGCTACTGCAAAGCAAACATTTGGTAGAGACAGCCTAGTGGGTAAAAAGATTGGCATAGCCGGTATCGGCAAGGTTGGCTATTTTTTAGCCCAATTGCTCTGCCAAGAGGGCGCAATTGTTTATGTAGCTGATATCTGCCCCAAACGGCTGCAAGCCATAACGGAAGCGTGCAAAGTAGAAGTCGTACCCGTTGAACGTTTATACAGCTGGCCGCTAGACATATATGCACCATGCGCTTTAGGTGCAACTTTAAATAGTACAACCATTCCTATGCTGAATTGTGCCACTGTAGTAGGTGCGGCCAATAATCAACTGGCAGATCAAGACCAGGACGGCAAGCTATTGCTTAAAAGAGGCATTGTATATACGCCAGACTTTTTAGCCAATGCAGGTGGATTAATCAACGCCGTTACGGAATTAGAAACTACGTCTCAAGAACTGGTCAAAAAACGTACAGAACAGCTCTATACCATCTGTCTTGATGTATTGGATAAAGCGGCAAAAACAGCGCGTCCAACGCAAGAAGTAGCGCAAGAAATGGCAATAGAACGGATTCAAAGCATTAAAAATGCCAAATTTGGCAAATAG
- a CDS encoding ankyrin repeat domain-containing protein → MRYGIDPDKKVPQKTLSDLVRLVSSLPIRPNPLCALDEYGRNIVHYLALNNHPGRIRFLNSLRDKYGLAIDLNQQDKDGYTPLHLAAANGYLKVVDVLLKKAKVKLDIKDNVGNSPLDLAAVKGHLDVVELFLQDPSIKLNINNCLRSFLIDLAVKNHHVAIVKVLLEKAGVQINTVDNFGRTPLHWAAANGYVAVVKEFLAAAGVKVNAVDRSKKTPLHLAAEMGHMVVVEILLKAAGIEVNLTDRSGKTALHLAAEKGHVAVVEALVNDPDVKVNVIDHSGKIALHLALKNRRMDVAKVLQKAAAVRSGMLFMAALFFI, encoded by the coding sequence ATGCGATATGGTATCGATCCCGATAAGAAGGTGCCGCAGAAAACATTGTCAGACTTGGTCAGGTTGGTCAGTAGCCTGCCTATAAGACCTAACCCCTTATGTGCACTAGACGAGTATGGCCGCAATATAGTCCATTATCTCGCTTTAAATAATCACCCAGGAAGGATTAGATTCTTAAATTCGCTTCGGGATAAATATGGCCTTGCTATTGATTTGAATCAACAGGATAAAGATGGCTATACACCGCTTCATTTGGCCGCAGCAAATGGTTATTTAAAGGTAGTTGATGTGCTATTGAAAAAGGCAAAGGTTAAACTTGATATAAAAGATAATGTTGGCAATTCCCCTCTTGATTTGGCAGCAGTAAAAGGTCATTTAGATGTAGTTGAATTGTTTCTTCAAGATCCAAGCATTAAGTTGAATATAAATAACTGCCTTAGGAGTTTTTTAATTGATTTAGCAGTAAAAAATCATCATGTGGCCATAGTCAAAGTGTTACTCGAAAAGGCAGGTGTTCAGATTAATACAGTAGACAATTTTGGTAGAACCCCCCTTCATTGGGCCGCAGCAAATGGTTATGTTGCCGTAGTAAAGGAGTTCCTGGCAGCGGCAGGTGTTAAGGTTAATGCAGTAGACCGTTCTAAAAAGACTCCCCTTCATTTGGCAGCAGAGATGGGCCATATGGTTGTAGTGGAAATATTACTGAAAGCGGCAGGTATTGAGGTTAATTTAACAGACCGTTCTGGTAAGACTGCGCTGCATTTGGCAGCAGAGAAGGGCCATGTGGCCGTAGTCGAAGCTTTAGTGAACGATCCGGATGTTAAGGTTAATGTAATAGACCATTCTGGCAAGATTGCCCTTCATTTGGCATTAAAAAATCGTCGTATGGATGTGGCCAAAGTGTTACAGAAGGCGGCAGCCGTTAGGTCTGGAATGCTATTTATGGCGGCTCTGTTCTTCATTTAG
- a CDS encoding non-canonical purine NTP pyrophosphatase, which translates to MQTINFVTSNLLKLQQVHAILGNDATFKLVHHRLELPELQASSDEIAINKCITATAIIEDAVLVEDTALTFNSLNGLPGPYIKTFIHQIGLEGLVRILSDFEDKSAIATSTFAYTEGPNQPVKLFTGTMHGKITKPSSTIPNQTNWQSIFQPEGYHISYSMMEQDQKNKISHRYKALMLLVDYLTKDSKRPE; encoded by the coding sequence ATGCAAACCATTAACTTTGTCACCAGCAATCTATTAAAGCTACAACAGGTTCATGCTATTTTAGGCAATGATGCCACTTTTAAGTTGGTGCACCATCGCTTAGAATTACCAGAGCTACAAGCCTCTTCTGATGAAATTGCCATTAACAAATGCATAACTGCTACCGCTATTATAGAAGATGCTGTATTAGTAGAAGATACTGCGTTAACCTTTAATAGCTTAAATGGCCTACCTGGACCTTACATTAAAACCTTTATACATCAAATAGGCTTAGAGGGGCTGGTACGAATTTTATCAGACTTTGAAGATAAAAGTGCAATAGCCACTTCTACTTTTGCCTATACAGAAGGGCCGAATCAACCTGTAAAGCTATTTACTGGCACCATGCATGGAAAAATTACAAAACCCAGTAGTACGATACCGAACCAAACCAACTGGCAGTCTATTTTCCAACCAGAAGGATACCATATCTCTTATTCCATGATGGAGCAAGATCAAAAAAATAAAATTTCACACCGCTATAAAGCACTGATGCTATTGGTAGACTATCTTACCAAGGATAGCAAAAGGCCAGAATAG